Genomic window (Drosophila willistoni isolate 14030-0811.24 chromosome 2L unlocalized genomic scaffold, UCI_dwil_1.1 Seg196, whole genome shotgun sequence):
AGATTTCCGATGGTAAATGGCATGAGGTTGAGATTATCTACTTCAATCGTAGTGTGACTTTGGTTCTTGATCAATGTGACACGGCCATCGCTTTGGCTGGAGAAGAACTGGGCGAACGTTGGAGCTGTGCCAATCATACCACGTTAAAGTTGGACAAACGCTGTGCCTTATTAACCGAAACATGCCATCGTTTCTTGGATCTAACAGGACCTTTGCAGATCGGTGGTCTGCCTCGCATCCCCGCCCACTTTCCAGTAGCAAATCGAGATTTTGTGGGTTGTATTTCCGATTTGCGGATTGATGAGCGCTATATCGATCTGAATTCGTACGTCGCCGATAATGGAACTATTTCGGGATGTCCGCAAAAGTCGCCATTATGCTCATCGGAACCATGTTTCAATGGTGGCACTTGTCTTGAGGGGTGGAACACATATACATGCGATTGCACAGAAGGTTATGCGGGCATCAATTGTCAGGATAATATACCAGCACCATGGCGTTTCTCTGGTGATGGTAGCTTAAGTTTCAATCCCCTACTGCGACCCATTCAACTGCCCTGGCTAACTTCATTCTCATTACGGACAAGACAGCGGAATGCTTTTATAATGCAGATACAAATCGGACAAAATAGTTCAGCTGTGGTTAGTTTGAAGAACGGCATTCTTTACTATATCTACGACAACGAGCCAATGTATCTGGCCGGAGCATATCTATCGGATGGAGAATGGCATCGTGTGGAAATCAAATGGCAACAGGGATCGGAAATTCAATTCTCAGTGGATTATGGACAACGCATTGGCTCAGTGCCTATGTCCCAGAAGGTGCAGGGATTGTATGTGGGAAAAATTGTAATGGGCAGTGTGGACGGAACGATTGGAGCTGTGGATGCCAATATCAGTCCGTTCGAGGGATGTCTGCAAGATGTGCGTATAGGAGCAGGCCAGGCGGTATTATCGAGACCCACCATAAGAGAGAATGTCGAAGATGGCTGTGAATCGAGAGCTCAGTGTCCGATGGAAAATTGTCCCATTCACTCGACATGCATTACCAAATGGGACGTCACCACGTGCGAGTGTAACAAAGGCTATGTCGGCGAAGATTGTTCTCCAATATGTACGGTAAAACCCTGCTCATCTGGAATATGCAGAGCAAACATCAGTTTGTCCCGAGGTTATCGTTGTGAGTGCAATAATAGCTATCAACACGGGGAGTACTGTGAGAGAGAGTTGCAACAACCCTGTCCGGGAGGTTGGTGGGGTGAACGCGTATGTGGACCCTGCAAGTGCAATCTCAAGCAGGGTTATCATCCGGATTGCAACAAGACGACGGGTCAGTGCTACTGCAAAACGAATCACTATCAGCCACCCAACGAGACCGCCTGCCTATCCTGCGATTGTTACTCCATAGGAAGCTTCAACAGTGCCTGTAATCGCTTGACTGGACAGTGTGAGTGTCGTGAAGGTGTAATCGGACGCCGCTGTGACTCTTGCTCCAATCCCTATGCCGAAGTCACTCTTAATGGCTGCGAAGTGGTATATGATGCCTGCCCTCGTTCATTTGCTGCTGGCATCTGGTGGCCCCGTACACCACTTGGTAGTAGCGCCATAGAGAATTGCCCTCTGCCCGCCCGTGGTAAGGGTCAACGCAGTTGTGACAGTCAAACGGGCAGTTGGACAACTCCGGACATGTATAACTGCTCATCAGAGCCATTTGTAGAGCTGCGCCGACAATTGGCCCAACTTGAGAAACTTGAATTGGAACTAAACTCATTTGTGGCCATTAAAATGGCAGAACAACTGCAAAGATCCTGCGCAGCAGTGGATCGCAGTGGGGTCAGCAAACAGTCGGTGACAAAACCCAATAACAGACGCTACAAAATGGAATCATCATTTCTACTTAATGCCAATGGAAACGTCTGGTCGCATGAGTTGGACATGGACTATTTGTCGGATGAATTGAAATTCAGTCATGATCGTTTATATGGCGCAGATCTCTTGGTCACCGAAGGCCTACTACAAGAGTTGATTAACTACGAGTTAATGCAAAGTGGCCTCAATCTGTCACATAGccaagataaatattttattaagaATTTAGTTGATGCAGCGAGTGTTATATTGGATCGTAAATATGATGCCGAGTGGCGTAGGGCCTCGGAATTGATACAACGTGGTCCAGACGACTTGGTGGATGCTTTTAACAAATATTTGGTCGTACTGGCCCGCTCTCAGCACGACACCTACACCAGTCCCTTTGAGATTGTGCAACCGAATATGGTTTTAGGTCTGGATATTGTCACTGCTGAATCCCTCTTTGGCTATGAGCCGGAACAGTTGAGCGAATATCATCGTAGCAAGTATTTAAAACCGAATGCCTTTACCACCGAGAGTGTGGTACTACCAGATACCAGTGGATTTTTGCAACACTCTTCCAAGCAAAGGCCGGTCATAAGCTTTCCAAAGTATAATAATTACATCCTggataaaatgaaatttgataaattcacCAAGGTATTGGTTCCCCTAGAAATGCTTGGCATCACACCACCAGAGAGTGATGAGATTACCTCTCAAGGAAGTGGTAATCGAGGCAATGATTATCGTGCCATTGTGGCCTATGCTCAGTATAAGGATGTGGGTCAGTTGTTACCGGATTTATATGATGAGACCATTACACGACGATGGGGTGTCGATGTCGAGCTGGCCACGCCCATACTGTCATTACAAATTTTAGTACCTTCGGCGGAAAGGGAACGAGAGCGTTTTGAGATTCCCTCCAGGAAAATTTCTGTATCATCTAGCTCCTCGGTAACATCGTCGGCCACTGGTAGCTCAGAGCAACAATTTGTAGAAGTATTTGATGTACCTAAGGCACCATCAAGCAGCAGTGAACAACAGATTGAGGATATAAGGATTACTGCTCATGAAATACCAGGACCCGCCTCCTCAGGCGGTTCCTCAGGCGAACTACTGGAAGCTCATAGCAACGAGGCTTCGTTGGAAAGTGATCCTCATATACACATTAATCTGGACGATATTGAATTCCATGGCAATTCTGGTGAGGAGCAAGTGTCACCCGATTCTCCCGAACAGCTTAATCCCAATTACGAGGGCCCCACATCCAGTGAAGAGAAATCCAAGGGTGAAAATGAAGCCATATATCGAGATCGTCGTTTGGTAAAGCGTCAAGTTGAGGTTATATATCCCACAGATCAAGAAATGAATGGAAACCAGCAATTGGTCTATCGCTCGCTGGGTTCACCACATCTCTCCCAGCCAATTAAGTTGCAAATGTGGTTGGATATGGACTCGTCACGTTTTGGTCCTCGGTCGAACCCTCAGTGTGTGCGTTGGAATTCCTTTACCAATCAATGGACACGCCTCGGCTGTCAGACTGAGATTCCCGATTTCGATGGTGACTTTTCTCTGTCATCTCAGCAACCGATTCTAATCAATTGCAGTTGCACTCACATTTCAAATTATGCAGTAATTGTCGATATCATAGACCCCGAGGATATACCAGAGCCATCTCTGCTAGTGCAAATAACATCATATTCTGCTTTCATGGTATCTCTACCACTGCTTCTGGGAGTTTTAGTGGCTTTGGGCCTACTACGAGGGCAGCAAACTAACTCGAACACCATACATCAGAATATTGTATTGTGCGTATTCTTTGCCGAATTGCTTTTCTTCATTGGAATGCAGTCACGTCGTAATCTTCTGGAGCTGGAGAGTGAATTCCCCTGCAAACTGATTGCCATATGTCTGCATTACTTCTGGTTGGCTGCGTTCGCCTGGACGACTGTTGACTGTGTGCATCTTTATCGCATGTTGACCGAAATGCGAGACATAAATCATGGTCCGATGGGCTTCTACTTTGCCATGGGCTATGGTGCGCCTGCTGTCGTTGTTGGTTTGTCTGTCGGCGTACGAGCACATGAATATGGCAACAGTTTGTTGTAAGTATCTAAATTTGTACACCTTTAAATCAGTCTTTATTAATCTGGTTTCTTTCTCTATCTTCCTGTCCCTAGCTGTTGGTTGTCTGTATATGAGCCTGTTGTATGGTGGCTTGTAGGTCCCATAGCTGGCATGTCGCTGGTTAATCTGCTGATCCTGTTTGTCTCCGTGAAAGCTGCCTTCACACTCAAGGATCATGTGCTTGGCTTTGGCAATTTAAGGACTCTTTTGTGGCTATCTGTAGTATCTCTGCCCCTCATGGGTGTCATGTGGGTTTTGGCTGTTCTAGCCGCTTCGGAGCACTCTCAGTTATTGAGTCTATTGCTTTCGGGAGTCGTTTTGTTGCATGCTCTGTTCTGCCTCATTGGCTATTGCATTATCAATAAAAGAGTCCGAGAGAATCTCCAACGAACTTGTCTGAGATGTATGGGCAGAAAGGTGCCTCTTTTGGACTCCTCTATGGTAGTGAGCAACAGTTCGCATAATGTAAACGGCACAACCGCCACGGCGAGACCAAATAACTTCCTTGCGGGAACCTATGATGGCACAACCAGAAGAAATATCGGCATCAGTGCCAGTAGCACAACCTCTAGAAGCACAGCCAAGACCAGTTCTAGCCCCTATAGTGATGGCCAACTAAGACAGACTTCCACGTCCACCTCGAATTACAACTCAGCCAGCGATGCTCCAAGTTTTCTAAGAGGATTTGAGTCATCTATCACTGGAAGAAGGAGTGAAGAGAAGTCAAAGCGACAACGCAAAGATTCGGATTCTGGCTCTGAAACCGATGGCAGATCATTGGAACTAGCTTCAAGTCATTCCAGTGACGATGACGAGTCTCGTACAGCTCGCTCCAGTGGCACTCATCGCAGTACTGCTGTCAGTTCCACTCCGGCAGCTTCATCGTATCTGCCTAATATAACTGAACATGTTCAAGCTACAACTCCGCCTGAACTGAATGTGGTACAGAGCCCACAACTCTTTCCCAGCATCAATAAGCCGCCAGTCTATGCGCCACGCTGGTCCAACCAACTAGCAGATCCTTATCTACAATCTGGACATCCTCCTAATAATGTGGGACGTTGGTCCCAGGATACGGGCTCCGATAATGAGCATGTCCATATGGGTCAGAAATTGACGATTTCCCCCAATCCATTGCCTAATCCTGATCTCACCGATACCAGTTACCTGCAACAGCATCATAATAAAATCAACATGCCTCCATCGATCCTTGAGAATATAAGAGATGCTCGAGATGGTTATGAGGATAGTATGAGTTTGTACGGACGACATGATCAGTACGCGGACAAATATGGTTCATACAAACCGCCGCCCAGTCATTATGGCAGCGAAAAGGACTATCCAGGTGGTGTGGGAGGAAGTGGTTCTCAGACCATTGGCCACATGCGCAGTTTCCATCCGGATGCTGCGTATCTGAGTGACAGTATTTACGATAAGCAGAGGACACTGGGCAGTGGTTCACCTTATCTGTCAAAGGATCGTATTACTCCTGATATTTATGGGTCACGGGACGGTCATTATAGTCTGCAAAGACAGCGGCATCCAAATTATGCTACAGATTCATTGCATTCAGTGCATTCGCTGCTCAAAAACGAttaccagcaacagcagcagcagcagcagcaacaacaacaactgcagcaaCTCGCCTCGGATCGTCTCTCGGAGGGATCAGATAAGAATGGTTACCATTTCCCTTACACAGCGGAAGAAGATCATTTGCCAGCCCGCAAACTGAGTCAAGGGCAACCGCCATCTCTGCATGGCTCACAGCTAATGCATCCTCCACCTGTTCCTGCTCCTTCCATGAATGGCATTATGGTGAATGATATGAACAATCCGGGTCTAATAGCTCGCCATACTCTAAATGGCGGATCGCGTCATAGTTCACGTGCCTCATCTCCACCCTCTAGCATGGTGGCTCCCATGCAGCCACTGGGTCCTCTGCCTTTGGCCAGCATAACGGATACTGAGTAAGTTTGCGGTTCAAATTTTCTCTAAATAGTCACTAATCACAGAGTTAATAGGTAAATGCAACTGatgtttaataaaaaatttatatccATAAAATGGTAGACGCTCGTAAGTTAGAACCACATTTAATTAGTGAAAGTTTTTGAATCTAAGCGGGGACGCCTCTTTAGTTTCTTAAATCCAATAAATCAGAAACAGATATTTACCTACCTAAGGGGACAATTTTCAAcacacatttacatttacacatttaaatgaaaagttaaaagttcattgtcatttatttaacaattgtCAAATATTAACGAAAACCTTCCAAGAAAGTATAGAAATGTGActtcaaaataccaaaaagttggtaaaaaatatcaaagaagctaacatcggctatgccgaagtttatatacccttgcagtccttggtaataataattttacatgttcaaaatttgttttctgcaactcaattcatcaatatacaaacaaaacaattttactctctattttacaatttgttcttcttcccttattcccaaagcaaagcaacgcacgcatacacatacagttcatgtagcgttgcgtctgtgtgtgttatatttatccgatcacattcatattttgggatctggggttttatatccaatattatcacatatgtaaatttcatagcatactccgatttttatgaaaatgtttcttctagttcttctagagctatatgatatagtggtccgatccttatgaatttcatactttatttttcccgggtgaTAAAAAACctcgaaacaaaatttcagaccgatagctcttaagacggctgagtaatacgcattcgcacagacggacggacagacggacagacggacatggctatatcgactcagcttctcatgctgatcaagaatatatatactttatggggtcggaaacgtctccttctgtgcgttacaaacatctgaccaattttataataccctctgcaagggtataaaaataaatgacaaatctgttaaattttaaaaaatttgaccAACAAAGGTAAAtgaagaatttttaaaaattccaatttcTGAGCGTCTACTGTACCAAAACATTTATAAATCATTGAACATTATTATTAGCCTTTAACAAATCTGTTGCATTTACTGACCTAATAGGAAAATACATTTTGTGTTATGGGTTTTAAGCTTCGGTGTAATCCAAGTTGGCTTAAACCCATTTTGCTCCCGCTCTCTCTTCccctatacatatatactaaatgGTTTTTACTTACTTTTGGTATTTGATTTGCGTTCTAATTTTGCCTACTGCTGGCCAAAGTTATTGCTTTTTCCGTATTCAATGTTGCAAGACCCAAAAGAGTTGAAaccaaaaaactttttctctTATTTGGCCTATAGAAGattaactttttttgttggttttgttggttggttttagatttttattcttctttttGATGGCGAGCAACAATTAATCTGTGGtcttttgtttctaattctCTTTCCTTTatggcaaaaaaacaaaaaaaaaataacacaaaaacaaaaaaaaaccaacaacaataaacaatcTGTGGGGGGAAAACTCACAACaatgaaaactgaaaacaatGCAAATGAATATGATACGAAAActactcactcactcacacatatCAACAACCACTCATGCACGCTCGaatcatacacacacacatacatacatatatatatatatatttatctctGTGTTTATACATGTCCACGTCCTTTCAGCTGGTCCTGGGAACGTTTGAAGCAAATCTAATTTGACTATCTTTCACTTCTATTCTCTTCATATTGTGCTTGCGCTCGCTCTcgccctctctttctctctctcactctctctcgttcactctctctttcttcctCTGTCATTGCTTTGGCAAAAACTCTACTAAACTacacacaatcacacacacacacacacacgcatatcTAACTCTAAAATGAAATCAACAATGGCGGCttttggtcttggtcttggtctctctcatcttataaaacaaacaacatcaacaacacaCTGACATCCCGTAActctaacaacaacaacaacctacAGCTCAGAGGTAAAACACAatcaacaagaaaaaaaaaaagaaaatgcattttcGTCCATCAATTATGTTCTCAGttgtttataattaatttcatttgaccaaatttttaaaaacttgatcaattattttttttaccgcacaatttttcctttttcactGTTAATTTTTACCcatttctatacccttgcaaaaagaaaaaccttgTTTTAGGGGAGTTTTTGGCAATGTTTAGAAGAAAGccgataaaaacaaaatatatgcTTTTGATCACTCATTCGACTCATTCAGTTTATACATCCCTGTCCGTTTTTCTGAATTATGGCACGCACCTAGCTTCATTTTATATCTCAGATATATAGTATCGAAGcacaatatttta
Coding sequences:
- the LOC6639817 gene encoding protocadherin-like wing polarity protein stan isoform X2, which codes for MPTKFRFWLMLLLLQLANYHTNAYLIIVNEETPPGTVIFNASVYKLGSERHYKINAHKSANFVHHLVTVSHKDGQIQLKKSLKCDGIYYPNLFTFYVDSTSNRLRSIDYYSLPIRIFISGHECNEDRRVEQELHHHHYEEEDNTGYSKRRRRSAMDLKLLDGNQLELAYRENSTNFRPGDLIFGDTFDNEMRHRILSRKRRSSSQNKDPLHLQTALHRRISDAKQWISETYASYAIHTTDKWNQICLRRSQFINSLNAFLPKSVCQHCRVNFLDVNDERFAIEHQNRDLVASRDVCIHESMWKVSITFNIRCNRHDIVDSDHRLKIVYHHQEFNDTDIAKRVRRELRNQSPYFEQALYVASVQEEQSAGAAVTTVRARDPEDSPVVYSMVSLLDSRSQSLFKVDSRTGVVTTSASLDRELMDVHYFRVVATDDSFPPRSGTTTLQVNVLDCNDHSPTFEAEQFEASIREGATVGSTVITLRATDQDIGKNAEIEYGIEAVTDGSGLAQTQEMPIFRIDSRSGVISTRSSLDRETSDSYNLVVTASDMASAQSERKTATASVLVKVLDDNDNYPQFSERTYTVQVPEDQWGSSEDNTVAHIRATDADQGNNAAIRYAIIGGNTQSQFSIDSMSGDVSLVKPLDYESVRSYRLVIRAQDGGSPSRSNTTQLLVNVIDANDNAPRFYTSQFQESVLENVPVGYNIIRVQAYDSDEGANAEISYSISERDDNFPLAVDPRTGWVQTIKQLDREEQSRFTFQVVAKDGGVPPKSASSSVVITVQDVNDNDPNFNPKYYEANVGEDQPPGTPVTTVTATDPDEDSRLHYEISTGNTRGRFAITSQNGRGLITIAQSLDYKQEKRFLLTVTATDSGGRSDTATVHINITDANNFAPIFENAPYSSSVFEDAPVGTTVLVVSATDSDVGINAQITYSLNEESINGLGTADPFSINQQTGAIVTNAPLDRETTSGYLLTVTAKDGGNPSLSDTTDVEISVTDVNDNAPMFKNPLYQSSILEDALVGTSVIQVSASDPDIGLNGRIKYLLSDRDVEDGSFVIDPTSGTIRTNKGLDRESVAIYHLTAIAVDKGSPPLSSTVEVQIRLEDVNDSPPTFASDKITLYVPENSPVGSVVGEIHAHDPDEGVNAVVHYSIIGGDDSNAFSLVTRPGSERAQLLTMTELDYESSRKRFELVVRAASPPLRNDAHIEILVTDVNDNAPVLRDFQVIFNNFRDHFPSGEIGRIPAFDADVSDKLNYRILSGNNANLVRLNSTSGGLILSPQLNTNVPKFATMEVSVSDGINELKAIMQLSVRLITEDMLFNSVTVRLNEMTEEAFLSPLLNFFLDGLAAIIPCPKENIFIFSIQDDTDVTSRILNVSFSAKRPDVSHEEFYTPQYLQERVYLNRAILARLATVEVLPFDDNLCVREPCLNFEECLTVLKFGNASEFIHSDTVLFRPIYPVNTFACSCPEGFTGSKEHYLCDTEVDLCYSDPCQNGGTCVRREGGYTCVCLASHTGLNCETNVSELPACMSTNCEGSLSSCMSNNHYLSSQPPPYTPTCELRSRSFSRNSFLTFESLKQRHRFNLKLRFATVQENGLLLYNGRYNELHDFIALEILDGHINFSYSLGDHSESVSVLPWKISDGKWHEVEIIYFNRSVTLVLDQCDTAIALAGEELGERWSCANHTTLKLDKRCALLTETCHRFLDLTGPLQIGGLPRIPAHFPVANRDFVGCISDLRIDERYIDLNSYVADNGTISGCPQKSPLCSSEPCFNGGTCLEGWNTYTCDCTEGYAGINCQDNIPAPWRFSGDGSLSFNPLLRPIQLPWLTSFSLRTRQRNAFIMQIQIGQNSSAVVSLKNGILYYIYDNEPMYLAGAYLSDGEWHRVEIKWQQGSEIQFSVDYGQRIGSVPMSQKVQGLYVGKIVMGSVDGTIGAVDANISPFEGCLQDVRIGAGQAVLSRPTIRENVEDGCESRAQCPMENCPIHSTCITKWDVTTCECNKGYVGEDCSPICTVKPCSSGICRANISLSRGYRCECNNSYQHGEYCERELQQPCPGGWWGERVCGPCKCNLKQGYHPDCNKTTGQCYCKTNHYQPPNETACLSCDCYSIGSFNSACNRLTGQCECREGVIGRRCDSCSNPYAEVTLNGCEVVYDACPRSFAAGIWWPRTPLGSSAIENCPLPARGKGQRSCDSQTGSWTTPDMYNCSSEPFVELRRQLAQLEKLELELNSFVAIKMAEQLQRSCAAVDRSGVSKQSVTKPNNRRYKMESSFLLNANGNVWSHELDMDYLSDELKFSHDRLYGADLLVTEGLLQELINYELMQSGLNLSHSQDKYFIKNLVDAASVILDRKYDAEWRRASELIQRGPDDLVDAFNKYLVVLARSQHDTYTSPFEIVQPNMVLGLDIVTAESLFGYEPEQLSEYHRSKYLKPNAFTTESVVLPDTSGFLQHSSKQRPVISFPKYNNYILDKMKFDKFTKVLVPLEMLGITPPESDEITSQGSGNRGNDYRAIVAYAQYKDVGQLLPDLYDETITRRWGVDVELATPILSLQILVPSAERERERFEIPSRKISVSSSSSVTSSATGSSEQQFVEVFDVPKAPSSSSEQQIEDIRITAHEIPGPASSGGSSGELLEAHSNEASLESDPHIHINLDDIEFHGNSGEEQVSPDSPEQLNPNYEGPTSSEEKSKGENEAIYRDRRLVKRQVEVIYPTDQEMNGNQQLVYRSLGSPHLSQPIKLQMWLDMDSSRFGPRSNPQCVRWNSFTNQWTRLGCQTEIPDFDGDFSLSSQQPILINCSCTHISNYAVIVDIIDPEDIPEPSLLVQITSYSAFMVSLPLLLGVLVALGLLRGQQTNSNTIHQNIVLCVFFAELLFFIGMQSRRNLLELESEFPCKLIAICLHYFWLAAFAWTTVDCVHLYRMLTEMRDINHGPMGFYFAMGYGAPAVVVGLSVGVRAHEYGNSLFCWLSVYEPVVWWLVGPIAGMSLVNLLILFVSVKAAFTLKDHVLGFGNLRTLLWLSVVSLPLMGVMWVLAVLAASEHSQLLSLLLSGVVLLHALFCLIGYCIINKRVRENLQRTCLRCMGRKVPLLDSSMVVSNSSHNVNGTTATARPNNFLAGTYDGTTRRNIGISASSTTSRSTAKTSSSPYSDGQLRQTSTSTSNYNSASDAPSFLRGFESSITGRRSEEKSKRQRKDSDSGSETDGRSLELASSHSSDDDESRTARSSGTHRSTAVSSTPAASSYLPNITEHVQATTPPELNVVQSPQLFPSINKPPVYAPRWSNQLADPYLQSGHPPNNVGRWSQDTGSDNEHVHMGQKLTISPNPLPNPDLTDTSYLQQHHNKINMPPSILENIRDARDGYEDSMSLYGRHDQYADKYGSYKPPPSHYGSEKDYPGGVGGSGSQTIGHMRSFHPDAAYLSDSIYDKQRTLGSGSPYLSKDRITPDIYGSRDGHYSLQRQRHPNYATDSLHSVHSLLKNDYQQQQQQQQQQQQLQQLASDRLSEGSDKNGYHFPYTAEEDHLPARKLSQGQPPSLHGSQLMHPPPVPAPSMNGIMVNDMNNPGLIARHTLNGGSRHSSRASSPPSSMVAPMQPLGPLPLASITDTDWSWERLKQI